From the genome of Arthrobacter russicus:
CCGGTGAGCCGGTTCCGGGTCAGCTCGGCTGCGACGCCGAACACCAAGCGCATGTTTTCCGGGTTGAGCACCGTTTCCGGCGGGCCGGCGTCGTAGATTTTTCCCTGGTGCATCAGCAGCAGATGATCGGCGTGCGCCAGCGCCTGATCCAAATTGTGCAGGGCCAGCAATACGCTGCGGCCGGTCGCTCCGGAGACGAAGCCGTCCAGCAAAGCCAGCAAGTCCAATTGCGCGGCGATGTCGAGGTGGTTGGTGGGCTCGTCGAGGATCAGCAGCGGTGCATTCTGGCACAGCGCCCGGGCCAACAGCACCCGTTGCCGCTCGCCACCGGACAGCGAAGCGAAATCCCGTCCCGCCAATCCGGTGCAGCCGGCGTCCTGGAAGGCCTGTTCGATCAGCGCCCGGTCGGCCGCGTCAAGGCCGCTCAGGGCGCGGGCGAAGGGCGTCCGGCCCATGCTGACCACTTCGTAAGCGGTGAAGCCCAGGCCTTGGCTCTGCTGCTGCGGCAAGACGGCGCGGCTTCTCGCCGCCGCGCGTGCGCTCGACTGCCAGATGTCGCTGCCATCGATCAGCACCGAACCGTGGTTCGGCTTGAGCGCCCGGTAGGCGGCCCGGAGCAGGCTGCTTTTGCCCGAGCCATTGGGTCCGACCACCGCAGTGATCGACCCGGGTTGCAGCGTGAGCGTGGCATCGTCGAGGATCGCCCGATGGCCGATGCGGACCGTCACGTTGTTCAATTGGAGACTCATACTGCGCGTTCCTCTTTGCGGGTGCGGAGCAGCCAGAGGAAGAATGGTGTTCCCAAGGCTGCGGTGAAAATGGTCAGCGGATATTCGTTCGGCGGATCGATCAACCTGGAAGCCAAATCGATGAGCACCAGGAAAATCGCTCCGCCGGCCAAACTCAGCGGCAAGAGCTTCCGGTAGTCGGAGAATCCGAGCATCCGGAGTCCGTGCGGGATGATCAAGCCGACGAAGCCGACCGCGCCGGCCACGGTGACCGCCACGGCGGTCAGCAAGGCGCTGGCGACGAGCAATTGCCAGCGCAGCGAGTTGACGTTGATCCCGAGGGCGACGGCGTCGTCGTCGCCCAGGGCCAGGGCGTTGAGTTGCCGGGACCGGGCCACCAGGAACAGTGCGGTGATTCCGGTGACCACGGCCAGTATCGGCAGCTGCGACCAGGTGGCGCCCGCGGTGCTGCCGAGCATCCAGAACAAAATGCCCCGGACCTGGGCCGGGTCCACATGCAGTTGGATCAGCGTGGTTCCGGCCATCGCGGCCTGGCCGAGCGCGACGCCGGCCAGCACGATCCGGTATCCGGAGAGTTTTCCGGAGCGTTGCGCCAAGAAAACCAGCAGGAGCAAGGTCAGCAGGGCGCCCACGAAAGCTGCGGCGCTCACCCCGAGCCCGGCCAATGCCGTGCTGCCCAGCGCCATGACCGAGATCGCCCCCAATGACGATCCCGACGAGACACCGATCACGAACGGATCGGCCAATGGATTGCCCACCACGCCTTGCAGGACTGCGCCGGCCATCGCCAAGGCCGCTCCGACCAAGGCGGTGAGCAGGACCCGGGGGAGCCGCAACTGCCAGATGATCTGCTGGTTCAGCAGCATGCCCGGATCGGCAGCCGCCGCGCCCTGCCCGCTCAGGTTGCGGCCGATCACCGCGAAAATCTCCCCGGGCGGGACGGCGACCTGGCCCAATGCGGTGGCCAGCATGATGCTGCCCGCCAGGCCGATCAGCAGCAAAGCCGCAGCCAGCCCCGCTTTGCCCACCGGACGGTGGGCGAAGCGGACGGCCGCAGACGTTGCGCCGACGGCTTCCGGCGGTCTAGTTGAACGCATCTGGGTGTGCGACCTTGGCGATCTTTTCGATGGCGATGGCGTTCTGCGGTCCCAGGTATGCGCTATCCGCCAACGTCACATAGCGGTTGTTTTTGGCAGCCGACCACTGCGGATAGGCGGCGAAGATCTTCGCCGCCTCGGCGGCGAGGTCCTCGCCGGCGCTGAATCCGCCGAGGACCAGCACCTCGACGTTGGCCGCAGCCAGCTGCTCGGCACTCAGGCTCCGGGTGAAGGTCCGGTCTTTCCCGGAGAACGCGTTGCTGGTTCCGGCGGCCTCCAACAACGAGTCATAACTGCTTCCGGTCAGGACCGCCGGCAATCCGCTGGAGTTCATCATGGACATCCCGGGGACCGCGATCAGCGCTTGCGGTTTGTCGTTGTTCCCGGGCTTGGTGGCAGCTTCCTTCTGCACTGCCGCCTGGACCTTTTGCACGCGTTGATCGATCTGGTCCGA
Proteins encoded in this window:
- a CDS encoding FecCD family ABC transporter permease, whose protein sequence is MRSTRPPEAVGATSAAVRFAHRPVGKAGLAAALLLIGLAGSIMLATALGQVAVPPGEIFAVIGRNLSGQGAAAADPGMLLNQQIIWQLRLPRVLLTALVGAALAMAGAVLQGVVGNPLADPFVIGVSSGSSLGAISVMALGSTALAGLGVSAAAFVGALLTLLLLVFLAQRSGKLSGYRIVLAGVALGQAAMAGTTLIQLHVDPAQVRGILFWMLGSTAGATWSQLPILAVVTGITALFLVARSRQLNALALGDDDAVALGINVNSLRWQLLVASALLTAVAVTVAGAVGFVGLIIPHGLRMLGFSDYRKLLPLSLAGGAIFLVLIDLASRLIDPPNEYPLTIFTAALGTPFFLWLLRTRKEERAV
- a CDS encoding ABC transporter ATP-binding protein, whose translation is MSLQLNNVTVRIGHRAILDDATLTLQPGSITAVVGPNGSGKSSLLRAAYRALKPNHGSVLIDGSDIWQSSARAAARSRAVLPQQQSQGLGFTAYEVVSMGRTPFARALSGLDAADRALIEQAFQDAGCTGLAGRDFASLSGGERQRVLLARALCQNAPLLILDEPTNHLDIAAQLDLLALLDGFVSGATGRSVLLALHNLDQALAHADHLLLMHQGKIYDAGPPETVLNPENMRLVFGVAAELTRNRLTGKAGIQCAPLGPAARSNPAAQITEACA